CATCATGTCAGGTAAGTCAGGGAAAAATTTGTTATCATTAAATGCATTAACTATGTCTATGTGTCCTGTAAATTCCGGTTTTGTGATAACATCTGTGATATATTTAAAAATTTTATCCCGATAACCTTCTTCTATAGAATTTACATATGCTATCTTGCCTAAAATTTGACTATTATTCTGATAATCTTTTAACTTTATTGAACGATAAATCTGCGCTCTCAGATCCTTCTTAAATTTTTTATCCACATGAATACTATCATCATTTACAGTAATACCCGTAACTGTTTTTTTTACATCATTTGAGAGATATCTTGTCTTTTTATCATTAATTTTAAATCCTTCATCAGCAACAATATACTTAATAAACTTCTCAACCTTATTCAAAAGTGTTCTATTGTTCGACGAAAAAGTTAAATCATCTGCATAACGAGTATATACTATATCTTTTCTACTACAGTAACCATTAATTCTTGCATCCATATGATAACAGACTAAATTTGCAATATACGGAGATGTAACTGCACCTTGCGGTAAATAACCATCATATGTACATAAGTTGGCTAAAACGCCTGCGACTTTACTATTATAACCTATATTACAAAACAATCTGTACACCTGTTGTTCTGTTATTGTTCCAAAGAAATTTGTAATATCCATTTCTAAGAGAAAAATATTCTTTTTATGTCTCTCTGCATTTTCTCTCAAACCGTTTTTATGTGGAATAAATGCCATCGCTTGCTCTGATACATAAATTTTCTCCAGAATTTCTTTCAAAATCCATCTTTGCACTACTTTCAAAGATAAGCTAGGAACATTCAAAGTTCTTTCCGTTTTATCTTTTTTGGGTATCTTCTTCTCGAAATAACAATACTTCTTTTTATAGGTCAAAAAATATAGTAACTGTTCCGTTACCGATAATTGTTCACACAAATGTTCAAATGAATTTATTACTGGAACACCTAAAGTATTTAATACCACACTATTTCCAATATTCAAATAAATCACCTCATTCTTACTCAATATATTTTCGGGTAAAACAACGGGGGAGTTCCACTATTGTGGAAGTTCACCGTTGTTTTAGCTGAGTTCATGTAATTATTATTCTCACGAGGTCGAAACAACCCCTAGTTGCTATGTATGCATATTAACAACAATTCTAAGAATGAGGCGATTTATAGAATTCATTGTGCATCAACTCAACTCTTATTCTATCACACAATCCAGCTCTTGTACATTCAGTTATCATTAATTTCATCGTTTCAAACCCAATATTAGTTAATTTATATGACGAATACTGTTCTCCTGTAATTTTTACTATTTTCTTATCTTGAAACAGCAATTTTAAAGCCGCATTAAATAGTATTTTAAAATCATCATATACTACTTTTTCTTTATCCGAAATATAACCAATTATTTCCACAAGTTCTTGTGAATTTAAGGTTTTAAAAAAATAGAGTAACAATTGTATAAAATAGTGCATTCCAACAATAGTTGTTAACTCAATCATACTGTTCTTATTGCTACTCAATTTATTTTTCTCCCTTATATCTCTGGAGAGTCTCTTTGTAAAGTCCAACTCATCCTGCCCATATTCAATAACATTAAGCTTATTTCTTTTCTTCAAATATTTTATTGGTCCAAGCATAATAAAACTCTTATGTTTCGCTAAATTTTTATCCACTGCTGCAATTACTTTATCTACAGTATATTCATTGTTAGTAAATGCCCCCAGTTCAACCAAAGAGCCTGCACTTTCACAAATAATAACAATCACATGAGAATTACTCGCTAAAAACTGCTCGTAGCTTAATAAATCAGCATCCTTTGTTTTATTCAGAATCTCTATCAATAAATCTTCCGGATAAAATATTTTAAGTGGCTTATACCATAATGTCTTTTTTTCATTCTCAAGCAGTGTTCTCACTTTATCTCTTAAAGACTTATAATCCCTATTACTTGCACCTCCACATAGAAATACAACTATGTATTGCTCTCTAAATTTGCAATATATCTGCCGATAAATCTCTTCGACTATTTTACATATATCTTTATTATATTTTGTATTCTGTTCTTTCATAAAATATATAACCTCATCTTGTACTAAACTGCATCTTAAGGTTCAATATTATCTTTAAATATGTGTTTCTACAACTCCCAATACTTATTGATCACTGGTAACTCTCGTTTAAATAGCTGTGTAAATGTAATTATCTTGGTTCCTATCTGATTCAATAATATTCCACAAATATCCTTTTTTCCC
This Ruminococcus hominis DNA region includes the following protein-coding sequences:
- a CDS encoding retron St85 family RNA-directed DNA polymerase, giving the protein MNIGNSVVLNTLGVPVINSFEHLCEQLSVTEQLLYFLTYKKKYCYFEKKIPKKDKTERTLNVPSLSLKVVQRWILKEILEKIYVSEQAMAFIPHKNGLRENAERHKKNIFLLEMDITNFFGTITEQQVYRLFCNIGYNSKVAGVLANLCTYDGYLPQGAVTSPYIANLVCYHMDARINGYCSRKDIVYTRYADDLTFSSNNRTLLNKVEKFIKYIVADEGFKINDKKTRYLSNDVKKTVTGITVNDDSIHVDKKFKKDLRAQIYRSIKLKDYQNNSQILGKIAYVNSIEEGYRDKIFKYITDVITKPEFTGHIDIVNAFNDNKFFPDLPDMMFKEVWESPFD
- a CDS encoding retron St85 family effector protein produces the protein MKEQNTKYNKDICKIVEEIYRQIYCKFREQYIVVFLCGGASNRDYKSLRDKVRTLLENEKKTLWYKPLKIFYPEDLLIEILNKTKDADLLSYEQFLASNSHVIVIICESAGSLVELGAFTNNEYTVDKVIAAVDKNLAKHKSFIMLGPIKYLKKRNKLNVIEYGQDELDFTKRLSRDIREKNKLSSNKNSMIELTTIVGMHYFIQLLLYFFKTLNSQELVEIIGYISDKEKVVYDDFKILFNAALKLLFQDKKIVKITGEQYSSYKLTNIGFETMKLMITECTRAGLCDRIRVELMHNEFYKSPHS